A part of Leptospira yasudae genomic DNA contains:
- a CDS encoding THUMP domain-containing class I SAM-dependent RNA methyltransferase — MTNFKKPAPKKSLRLKVRKPEGNPKDRPRQNASPSKSEWDFSKPDSFEYHASCPDGLSGLLREEVLEAGLKIVAENRGGVFFQGSSKALKDFILSTGIASGISVSLKFWRVEDPDDLYNQALEFPFERIFGSEHSIRIDSTTKDALKDSRYATYRLKDAIFDRFRSKGKEPPKISREEPDFLLYLRSHSEHAKLSLGLNTRPLQQRGHGRIGGEAPVREILASALVRYSGWDAKSPLYDPFCGSGTVVIEAALKLLYGGYTNYRSLDSSLPFQKLFGEPNRKENEKNSSVAKIFASDLDEKALNLAKLNAKNAGVDHLITFFESDATTSENEHKISGGYIVTNPPYGVRLGTKEEAKEIYTAWGKRLKDHFAGNVLAIVCGDTSLLGFLKLKKDKEQSLTIGKLKGKLVAYTLGK, encoded by the coding sequence GTGACGAATTTTAAAAAACCCGCACCGAAAAAATCCCTTCGGCTCAAAGTAAGAAAGCCGGAGGGAAATCCCAAGGATCGCCCTCGACAAAATGCCTCTCCTTCCAAATCAGAATGGGATTTTTCAAAACCGGATTCTTTCGAATACCACGCTTCTTGTCCGGACGGATTGTCCGGACTTTTGCGAGAAGAAGTATTGGAAGCCGGTTTAAAGATCGTCGCCGAAAACCGAGGAGGAGTTTTCTTTCAAGGTTCGTCCAAAGCGTTGAAGGATTTTATTCTTTCCACCGGAATCGCATCCGGGATCAGCGTTTCCCTTAAATTCTGGAGAGTGGAAGATCCGGACGATCTCTACAATCAAGCGCTCGAGTTTCCTTTCGAAAGAATTTTCGGCTCGGAACATTCGATTCGAATCGATTCGACCACCAAGGACGCGTTAAAAGATTCACGTTATGCGACATACCGATTGAAGGACGCGATCTTCGACCGATTCCGTTCCAAAGGGAAAGAACCTCCGAAAATTTCACGCGAAGAACCGGACTTTCTGCTCTATCTTCGTTCTCATTCCGAACACGCAAAACTTTCCCTCGGTTTAAACACGAGACCGCTTCAACAAAGAGGACACGGAAGAATCGGAGGAGAAGCTCCCGTTCGGGAAATTCTCGCATCCGCGCTGGTTCGTTACTCCGGATGGGACGCCAAATCACCGTTATACGATCCGTTCTGCGGCTCGGGAACCGTGGTCATCGAGGCGGCTCTGAAACTTTTATACGGCGGATATACGAATTACAGAAGTTTGGATTCTTCGCTTCCGTTTCAAAAGTTGTTCGGCGAACCGAACCGCAAAGAGAATGAGAAGAATTCCTCCGTAGCGAAAATCTTCGCATCCGACTTGGATGAAAAGGCCTTGAATTTAGCGAAGCTGAACGCGAAGAACGCGGGAGTCGATCATCTCATTACTTTTTTTGAATCCGATGCGACTACCTCCGAAAACGAACATAAGATATCCGGCGGATATATCGTGACCAATCCTCCGTATGGAGTTCGTCTCGGAACCAAGGAAGAAGCCAAGGAAATTTATACGGCTTGGGGAAAACGGCTCAAGGACCATTTTGCGGGGAACGTTCTCGCGATCGTCTGCGGCGATACTTCTCTCTTGGGTTTTTTAAAACTCAAAAAAGACAAGGAACAATCCCTGACAATCGGCAAGCTCAAAGGAAAATTGGTTGCCTACACTCTAGGCAAATAA
- a CDS encoding thiolase family protein — MSSSVFIIDSELSRFGKTELDYHSLSVQTAAKLLERNFEFEPQFLIFAAMAPERYTGEIFLPARIKESLGLKNCFTIRTETASSSGASALHTATYLLRSGAFQRGIVIATEVMSRLEREENNLLLGSVLSERQKGFAMSMAQGGGMIATRYLHEYGYDRKDLYALSKKLHDNGLKNEKAHIRKNITEEEYFKSPMFTSPLCLYDISPLSDGSCAILLSSEKKNSSRPLKISGIGHGIGNLSSAPGSLSFPSSVSAFAGAYKESGLKPEQIQIAELHDAFTPFELIGAEDAGLFPKGKALRYVKEGKTHPDGQLPINASGGLKTRGHPVGVSGLAQIAELQTWMYREDRFQNGLALSIGGLGVNNFATILSKV, encoded by the coding sequence ATGTCTTCATCCGTATTCATTATCGATTCCGAATTGAGTCGCTTCGGAAAAACTGAACTTGATTATCATTCTCTTTCGGTGCAAACGGCGGCGAAACTTTTGGAAAGAAATTTTGAGTTTGAACCTCAATTTCTTATTTTTGCGGCGATGGCTCCCGAACGTTATACGGGAGAAATCTTTCTTCCCGCAAGAATCAAGGAAAGCCTCGGTTTAAAAAATTGTTTTACGATCAGAACCGAGACCGCATCCTCTTCCGGCGCGAGCGCTCTGCATACGGCGACGTATCTTTTACGATCGGGAGCGTTTCAAAGAGGGATCGTGATCGCAACCGAGGTGATGAGTCGTCTCGAACGGGAAGAAAACAATCTTCTGCTCGGGAGCGTTTTATCGGAACGTCAAAAAGGATTCGCGATGTCGATGGCACAGGGCGGAGGAATGATCGCGACCCGTTATCTGCACGAATACGGATACGATCGAAAGGATCTATACGCTCTTTCCAAAAAGCTGCACGACAACGGACTCAAAAACGAGAAGGCCCATATCCGAAAGAATATTACGGAAGAAGAATATTTTAAATCTCCCATGTTCACGAGCCCTCTGTGTCTTTACGATATTTCTCCTCTTTCCGACGGAAGCTGCGCGATCTTGCTCAGTTCCGAAAAAAAGAATTCTTCCCGGCCTCTGAAAATTTCCGGTATCGGACACGGGATCGGAAATCTTTCCTCCGCGCCGGGGAGTTTAAGTTTTCCTTCCAGCGTTTCCGCGTTTGCGGGAGCTTACAAAGAATCGGGTCTGAAACCGGAACAGATTCAGATCGCCGAGTTGCACGACGCGTTTACTCCGTTCGAGTTGATCGGAGCCGAAGACGCGGGATTGTTTCCGAAAGGAAAGGCGTTACGTTATGTGAAAGAGGGAAAAACTCATCCGGACGGACAACTTCCGATCAACGCATCGGGAGGTTTGAAAACGAGAGGACATCCGGTGGGAGTTTCCGGCTTGGCTCAAATCGCGGAACTGCAGACTTGGATGTATCGCGAGGATCGTTTTCAAAACGGCTTGGCGCTTTCCATCGGCGGTTTGGGCGTGAATAATTTTGCGACGATTCTTTCCAAAGTTTAG
- the bfr gene encoding bacterioferritin: MKGNKEVLEILGEVLAAELTAINQYFIHAKMNKNWGFKKLADFMKHESIDEMKHADEIIDRILYLDGVPDLQRYMKIAVGKNIEEILKVDLELEYAAVERFNRGIAIAVKNNDNGTRELFEKILVSEEEHIDWIESQQEIIRQIGVENYLAQQIE; the protein is encoded by the coding sequence ATGAAAGGTAACAAAGAAGTACTTGAGATCCTCGGCGAAGTCCTTGCGGCTGAACTTACGGCAATCAATCAATATTTTATTCATGCGAAGATGAACAAGAACTGGGGTTTCAAAAAACTCGCCGATTTTATGAAACACGAATCCATCGACGAGATGAAACACGCGGACGAAATCATCGATCGCATTCTGTATCTCGACGGAGTTCCCGATCTTCAGAGATACATGAAGATCGCGGTGGGAAAGAACATCGAAGAAATCTTAAAAGTGGATCTCGAACTCGAGTATGCGGCGGTGGAACGATTCAACCGAGGTATCGCGATCGCTGTAAAAAACAACGATAACGGAACCAGAGAATTGTTCGAAAAAATTCTCGTCTCCGAAGAAGAGCATATCGATTGGATCGAATCCCAACAGGAAATCATCCGTCAGATCGGCGTTGAAAACTATCTAGCGCAACAAATCGAGTGA
- a CDS encoding glycosyltransferase family 9 protein, translating to MNEKILLIQTAFLGDLILTTSFFREVKKKYPNSHLTVLVNKGTEAVLEANPHIDRLIPLDKKEFKKSLWKFFSFLFGLRKERYTLCLLPHFSFRSTLIGFASGAKVRIGYESAGFSFLLTRKIPRPIHGMHEVEKLFSLLYDKEEVSKIPKRPELFWREESVFRVRVLMKENGLEPGNFVLLAPSSVWETKRMPASKFRVLGERLAKESGKKVVLIGSKADVELCEQVGAGYAINLAGKTNLPELSFLVSKAALMVSNDSSPIHFASAFNIPTLAVFGATVPDFGYTPLSDSFYISEIQGLYCRPCGIHGGRVCPEGHFRCMKEQDTDKLFETSVQLVKGFSK from the coding sequence GTGAATGAAAAAATATTGCTGATTCAGACCGCGTTCTTAGGCGATCTGATCTTAACGACTTCCTTCTTTCGGGAAGTGAAAAAGAAATATCCGAATTCCCATCTGACGGTTCTCGTCAACAAGGGAACCGAGGCGGTACTCGAGGCGAATCCTCATATCGATCGATTGATTCCTCTCGATAAAAAGGAATTTAAGAAATCCCTTTGGAAATTTTTCTCCTTTCTGTTCGGACTCCGAAAGGAACGTTATACGCTTTGTCTTCTCCCGCATTTTTCCTTTCGATCGACTCTGATCGGATTTGCGAGCGGAGCCAAGGTGCGAATCGGTTACGAATCCGCCGGATTCTCCTTTTTACTCACTCGAAAAATTCCGAGACCGATCCACGGAATGCACGAGGTGGAAAAACTTTTCTCGTTGTTATACGACAAGGAAGAAGTTTCCAAAATTCCGAAACGCCCCGAACTTTTTTGGAGAGAAGAATCCGTGTTCCGCGTGCGGGTTTTGATGAAAGAGAACGGACTCGAACCGGGAAACTTCGTGTTGCTCGCTCCTAGTTCCGTCTGGGAAACCAAACGTATGCCCGCTTCCAAGTTCCGCGTCTTAGGGGAACGTCTTGCAAAAGAATCCGGCAAGAAGGTAGTACTCATCGGTTCCAAAGCCGACGTGGAACTCTGCGAACAAGTGGGAGCCGGTTACGCGATCAATCTTGCGGGGAAAACCAATCTTCCCGAGTTGTCCTTTCTCGTGTCCAAAGCGGCCTTGATGGTCAGCAACGATTCATCCCCGATCCATTTCGCCTCCGCGTTCAACATTCCCACGTTAGCCGTCTTCGGTGCGACCGTACCCGATTTCGGTTATACTCCGCTTTCGGATTCTTTCTATATCTCCGAGATCCAAGGTTTGTATTGTCGTCCCTGCGGAATTCACGGAGGAAGGGTTTGTCCCGAAGGACATTTTCGCTGTATGAAGGAACAGGATACGGACAAACTGTTCGAAACGTCCGTCCAATTAGTAAAAGGGTTTTCCAAATGA
- a CDS encoding acetylglutamate kinase has product MKHQEILLKLLEVTENTKDSFQFLKLFRSIEPEKFAVIYADSGTLMESAEALLYNLKLLHKLDLYPVVVLDKDGISYTNLFYRNHNKEETSSILPGKLFRHSQDLAGSVASALAEKKLPVFVAEEKGAALFSFLTKLCSTLKTKKLVHLYTRGGIYSEGNKISIYDVDSSVVADREDSALLNSCLELYKNVKDKEFGIAVTSASSLLKELFTIKGSGTLLRRKNRIDFIADVNSVSKEKMNLLIEKAFQRSLKEDFWKQEFAGIVLESEYKGCALVKNTPFGTFLSKFAVDEIARGEGVGRDIWDDMIARFPILFWRARKENTISKWYMKVCDGMQKEGIWIYFWIGVKEEHIPGVCSFLKNLPQDLESPKSEPL; this is encoded by the coding sequence ATGAAACATCAGGAAATTCTCCTTAAACTTTTAGAAGTCACAGAGAACACCAAGGATTCGTTTCAATTTTTAAAACTCTTCCGTTCGATCGAACCCGAAAAGTTCGCCGTCATCTACGCGGATTCCGGAACCTTGATGGAATCCGCGGAAGCGCTTCTTTACAACCTCAAGTTGCTTCACAAACTGGATCTGTATCCGGTCGTCGTCTTGGACAAGGACGGAATCTCCTATACCAATCTCTTTTACAGAAATCATAACAAGGAAGAAACGTCTTCGATTCTTCCCGGAAAATTATTCCGACATTCTCAGGACTTGGCCGGATCGGTCGCGTCCGCTCTCGCGGAAAAAAAACTTCCGGTCTTTGTGGCGGAGGAAAAAGGCGCCGCTCTGTTTTCCTTCTTAACCAAACTTTGCTCCACTCTGAAAACGAAAAAGCTAGTCCATCTGTATACGAGAGGCGGAATCTACTCCGAAGGAAATAAGATCTCCATCTACGATGTCGATTCTTCCGTAGTCGCCGACCGGGAGGATTCCGCCCTTTTGAACTCCTGTTTGGAACTTTATAAAAACGTAAAGGACAAGGAATTCGGAATCGCCGTCACGTCCGCCTCATCGTTGTTAAAGGAATTATTCACGATCAAAGGAAGCGGGACGCTTCTCCGTAGAAAAAACAGAATCGATTTTATCGCGGACGTAAACTCGGTCTCGAAAGAGAAGATGAATCTTCTGATCGAAAAAGCGTTTCAGCGTTCCCTCAAAGAGGATTTCTGGAAACAGGAATTCGCGGGAATCGTTCTCGAATCCGAATACAAGGGCTGCGCGTTAGTCAAGAACACTCCGTTCGGAACCTTTCTTTCCAAGTTCGCCGTGGACGAAATCGCCAGAGGAGAAGGAGTCGGAAGGGATATCTGGGACGACATGATCGCTCGGTTTCCGATCTTATTCTGGAGAGCGAGAAAGGAAAACACGATCTCCAAATGGTATATGAAGGTTTGCGACGGAATGCAGAAGGAAGGAATCTGGATCTACTTTTGGATCGGAGTCAAAGAGGAACACATTCCAGGAGTCTGCTCCTTTTTAAAAAACCTTCCTCAGGACCTCGAATCGCC